The Solea senegalensis isolate Sse05_10M linkage group LG18, IFAPA_SoseM_1, whole genome shotgun sequence DNA segment TTGATGGTTAGGAATTTCCTCAACTGTTGCCGCcctgaaaataataatcactgGCGAACCTTAATCACAAGCCACTcttgagagagggagagcgagacaAATGCAAGTCAGTTTGGACGTGTGGAGCGTAAAAACCTGGATTGGACACAGTTATCGAGTGACAGGAAACCACAAGATcagggtttgtgtttttttgtcttaccACTGAGGCACGGTTTTGTGTCACGGCATTCGATGCATAAGAGAGTTTTTGCCAAACCTGCTTTTCTATCTCCTCTCATACAACTTTCATACCGGCAAGTAGTTGAACCCttaagtgtttctgtttctcagaGAGTAAACGACTAAGCCTGCATTCATAATCTCTTTTAAAATGGGATTCAGCTGCTCTAATGTCTTTGAATCAAATCTGGGGGAAATAAAGAGTAGATCTACAGAGAAATTGAATGATGTGCTTGTATTGCAGTAATTACAGGAGGTATAACCATGTTTCACTTTTGATTCCAGATGATTGGAATGTGACCCCCCTGCACACTCATCACTGAGAAACCTTGGACTGAACTCTGACCTGCAGATTAGCCTGTGAAGTCTCACTTTGAGTCATGAGTTGGGGGCAATAAGATACAGTAGAAGTTTCACTTTTAAGCCAGAGGGATCATTCGCTCTGAGGAGGCGCAGGTGGATTCATCTCCAGAATCTCCCAGAGAAGCTTGTGCCTGAGACGGCGCCGCAGTCATGGGGGAGTGGAGCTACCTCGGCGGGCTCTTTGACAGCCTCCAGGCTCACTCACCGATGCTTGGACGCTTCTGGCTCTTGATCATGCTCGTGTTCCGGATCCTGATCCTGGGAACCGTCGCCAGTGACTTGTTTGAGGACGAACAGGAGGAATTTGCCTGCAACACCCTCCAGCCCGGCTGCAAGCAGGTGTGCTATGACATGGCCTTCCCCATCTCCCAGTACAGGTTCTGGGTGTTTCACATCGTCCTCATCGCCACACCTTCCCTGATTTTCCTCATGTATACCATGCACCAGCACAACAAGAGGGCCGACCGCTCCAAATTTGGCCCCGTGAGCAACCGGCAGCTGCATCGAGAAGACCGCCGTTTAAGGAGGTTCTACATCGTCAACGTGGCCTTTCGCATTGTTGCCGAAGTTGGTTTTCTTGTGGGCCAGTGGCTCCTGTATGGCTTCAAGGTGGAGGCCCAATTCCCCTGTAGCCGCTTCCCTTGCCCGTACACCGTGGACTGCTTCACCTCCCGCCCCGCAGAGAAAACAGTCTTCCTCTGCTTCTACTTTGTTGTCGGGGTGGTGGCGGCGATATCCAGCTGCATAGAGCTCTTCTACAGCTCCCTCAAGTGGTTTTGCACAAGCTGGGAGCCCAGTCCCTCGCCCACCCCGCTGGAGCGCTCCTGCGACTGCCAGAACCTGCACAACATCAagcaggaggaggcggaggcaCAGGACAAAGGCAAGATGGGCCCGGAGAGCGTGAGGCTGAAGGGGGGATCGCTGAGGAGCAGTCGCAAGTCCTCCAGCCTCGGCCACAAGACCAGGAGCGGGAAATATGTCAACAGCAAGACTTTCATGGTGTGAGAGTCTCGGTTTGAACACGCCGTCATCACACCactgtctctcttcttttcttcccttaTTTAAATGTAACCGTTGCACAATGATTTCACTGGATTGCGTAATCGtttcactctaaattgagtggAGGATTTGTTTGTGATGAGAAAACCTcatcaagaaagaaaaagtaagcACTGCACTGAAGATAAGactttgttgtcttgtttgtgttggtgAATCATTACAGACGTCTGAATTACACTGATTGCTTCTTAGTTTCAAAGAGGACAGATTCTTATCTCCCCATGAAACGGAAAATCCGCCCTAAAATCACTTAAGTTATTCTGGTGATTTTTGAACACTGACGTcaaaagtagtttttttgtaaACTAGAAAACTtttctaaacttttttttttttacgtttgatGAGAACATTAATAACCCTTGAGCTGCAGTTGCTTTCAGTTGCTTTTGTGAAATCGGCCGTGGGGAAGAGAAATGGGAGAGATTCTGTTTTTTCACGCTGATTCACCGAGGCCTTGAGTATGTTATTTATCTGTGAGACCCAATTTTTATAAGACTGTCTTTGTTTGATTTATGGAAccaattttaaataaacaaaacaccatTTTAGCCaaggctaaaaaaacaaaatacaaaattctTTGTTATTAACTTATACACGACATTCATGACAGCAGGATTAccacagaaagtattcacaacAGCCCAAATActtcaaaatatatatatgttatacaCCCATAAGTTGCTCCCAGGGCTTTTGTCTATAGAACATTGGTAAATGATCGCACATAATAGTAATTATATATACCTTGATAGCCTGTACCTTTCTTAAATATAGGAACCAAGGAAAAATGGTACAACCTTAAAGGCCAGTTTCACCTGTCTGCTTGTTTAATTTGACCAAATTTAACcatatttttctcatttatttgatcttatctaaagaaaaaacacactaaagagcagtgtagggcttttattttcttaaaaggaaaggcttttattttattttatatttttttccactgttttgGGAATGAGacatctcagatccactgtccgATAATCAAATACTACATTTAACTCTGCTAGTTAGTAAAACAAAGCAGATTATAATTGGCTTAAATGTttagtgtgtaatatttatgtgaaatcatttcagtttggcagaaattgaaatgAAGATAATTTTACTAAATTTCAAACTAGTAATTGTTTccgtcattttttttattgaacataTTTTTAAGTATTTCTATTTGCTATATGTGCCGTGTGTCATTATTccctccccaaaaaaacaaaaacaaattcccTGTATGAATAAAACTTAGATTCAAGCTCATCATCTTGCATGTCGGTACGTTTAGCCGgcactaggtggcagcagtggaaaAGGAAACGATGCCCACATGAATTACAGTAGGAGGCTCCAATAATCTTCTGTCAGGTGACAGACTCATTAAAAGgcctttttttatatctttacaGACTATAGTGCGACACTGAAGCTGCCACGTCATTATCCTGACACTAAAACTTTACGACGTATACGTTTAAACTGCTGTTTGTATCGAAACTTGTGATCTCAGCAGTCAAAAACCCCAAGTTAGCTGTAGTTAATATTCTCCCTGacaggtttacacacacacacacacacacagctattcctTTTTGGAGAAAACTCCCTTAGAGACAGACTATTTTAACCCTTAAAGCCTGtctgttttaacaaacaaatggTGGCCCTTGAAATAACTGAAGAAAGACTCTTTACTGTCCCTCAAATATTCCTACGTCAGTTCCTGCAGTCGTGTGATGAGGTTTCACAGCAGTGTTAGTTCTTTTGTGTTCTGTGAGATGTTTGTGGGCCGCATATGACGACTAATGTAAAGCGGTTGCAGCAAATACTgtgcactctttttttctttttttttagacggGTGGGACCAACATATGTTCAATACTaggtattttattatttatttcaatgcaCTTTTTGATGTACAGTACTTCTTAACCGTTTAACAGAAGTGCAATTAgccgtaattacgcgacggtttgtggagaaaacaaaaaagtcagacagacattttgaggcttaggacCGGACCATTTCATGTCCCCATGAGAACTGCTGGTTCCTGACGAGGTCACCAGAAAAGCGAGAGAACGCCGCTCTCCTGCAGTTTTCCTGGACGCATCATATATGCAGATTGCATAGCAGTGCGGCCTCTTTGATGTGCATAGAACAGAATTCTAGATGTGTTTTATATAACTGTTCcagagggaaggaaagaaggaaggaaggaaggaaggagtcGAGGAGGATTACCATCAAAACTTTCCCtgtttcctttttgtgtgtgcatctaCGTGTCTGCTGCACGTCAAACTCTCTCTTCATCCACCTTCTCCCCagactttctctttttcctttttcttctgtgtgcctccctgtctgtctgtctgtctgtctgtctctctttctctactCTCGCACTCGCTGTCTTTTTCTGAATCCAGGGAGGCCTCGCTGCTGGAGTCTGTCTCTAAGTAAATGTAGGTCATCTGTTATTCTGTGACTCACTTCACACCAACGCAGAGAAGTGAGATGGAAGTGataacatctctctctctctctctctctctgtacagccctccccctcccccttcttcttctcctccttttatCCTTCCTTCACCTTGAGTGAGACACTTCAGGGCCTGTGCTGGCGTCCCCTGCCGACACCGCCGCATGTGGACTCTGTCAGTACACACCTCGCTGAGTGACGGCTCGACATGCAAGTGTTTCtgattctgctgagtcatgcagCGTGATGCTCTCCCCTCTGTTCACAGACGCATCATTCCTGCGGTTTGCTTTCCTTATTGCTCCAAACAAAGACTCGCTCGGTTGCCTTTGGTTTGTTCAGGGCACGGAGCGGGACGCTTGTTTCCCGTCTCTTATAGGATCAACACGCGAGAAgagtcttttctttctcttttaataGTTTATTATTTGTCCAGGAGGTTTCTCAGATCAGTCAACACTGACTTCATCAACTGTGCAGCTGTTTCCATGAAGCAGCCTGGAATCCAGACACTTGCCACTAGCAACAGAAGGAAAACTGGTTTTTAAGCAATTGACCTGATAAAATCTATGatatcttcacacacacacacacacacacacactttctatGAGTGGAAACTAAAGTTTTTGCACCGCAGTCTCTACGGAGACAATCAACCATTTTAATTCCCGCCACATAGGAGTTGTaaatccaccgctgcctccgtCAGGAAGTTGGGGCGTGTTAACtttcggtgtttgaaatcctacgtgacacaaacttaacagACGAAGCAGAAGTAGGCTAATAAGTCTCGTGTCCCCCGCAAGTGTAAAAACAGtcgttttctctatggaatttgctTTGGGAGCGCGAGCGGCTCACAAACATTTCCAGAGATGCTGTAGATTTAAGTTtgcgtttattttttttatttttttttttgcacgcTCACAGACTCATTGTTGACGGCCACGCTCACATAAAACCCGAACTAGccctttaattaaaacacagcacatgatGTTCTAGACTCATTTCCTCGAGGACAAACCAGTTCACAGTTCAAGCTCCACAATAACACACTTTTCTCTGCGTTCAGCTGACCTGATATAACATCTGTACGACTCTATAATAAAAATGAGCTCAAGCTGTTATTGACGGAGAATTAATGTGTGCCAATTAAAAACTCACTCTTTAATTAGTTCCACATTACACCTTCTTTCTCTTTGACAGTGAGCTGAGAAACGACAGGACACTTCAAATCAACTATTGCTAAGAATAAGAACAGTCCTCCTGACCTTGTTAACATGCATACTTTGTCAAATATAGGACTATAACGTGTAATATAAGGTGTGTACAAATACTACACGTAAGATTCAGGTGTGATAaaggttttaaagtttttagACAGTGGATCGTgaatatctttcatttttaagcGGCTGTGTTATTTGTTAAAGATGAATCAAATAGTCTCACAATGCACGGTACTTTGGACGTTGGACTTAAATCTAAAACAGTGTCACAATTATAGaactaaaaatgtattaaatacaCTTGAAATAAACGGGAGGACAAAGAAGATGATACTTTTGAGGAGAAAATACTGattatgagacacaaaacatcacaatactTGTTAAAATACAGCTAAGAATGAGTTTTCACTCTTATCTTGGAAGGCTTAAatataatgtcttattttaagtAAGCCTTTTTTCCAGTGCACGCATATCAACAATATCACGATACAAGGATCCTGATTCCGATCGCGATGTTTAACcggagaaaacaaaacgtttacatgaaaagtaaaaaaacaaacaagatttcTCTATTTGTTCA contains these protein-coding regions:
- the LOC122759318 gene encoding gap junction delta-3 protein-like, producing MGEWSYLGGLFDSLQAHSPMLGRFWLLIMLVFRILILGTVASDLFEDEQEEFACNTLQPGCKQVCYDMAFPISQYRFWVFHIVLIATPSLIFLMYTMHQHNKRADRSKFGPVSNRQLHREDRRLRRFYIVNVAFRIVAEVGFLVGQWLLYGFKVEAQFPCSRFPCPYTVDCFTSRPAEKTVFLCFYFVVGVVAAISSCIELFYSSLKWFCTSWEPSPSPTPLERSCDCQNLHNIKQEEAEAQDKGKMGPESVRLKGGSLRSSRKSSSLGHKTRSGKYVNSKTFMV